The nucleotide sequence CGATCTGGTCGACGACGCCGCCGACGACTTGGCCGGCCTGGCGGACGACGCCACGACGGCCGGAACCGGCACCGCGACGATGGTCGACGATGTCGTGACCGCCAGCGCGAACGCGACCAGCGACGCCGCTGCGACCAGCACCACAGCGGCGACCGGGACCGGCTCCTCCGCCACCACCAGCGCCGCGGGCACGGCGGATGACGCGGCCGCCGGCTCCACCGAGGCGACCGCAGGCACTTCGCGCGGCGGCTCCTCCGGCACCGGCGCGCCGGCACCGAGCGTCCAGCGCCTGTCGGTGCCGGGCCTGGTCGCCCAGCTCGGCAACGACCTCACCACCAATCTCGGCGGCGCCGAGCTGACGGCCAGGATCACCGAGCACCGGAGCATGAACACCGGTGAGATGGTCGCGGCGGCCCTGGGCGCGGTGCCCGGGACGGCGATGAACCTCGCCGTCCGGCCGAAGATGCCGGAAGCCCCGTCGGTCCGGCAGGGCACGATGCCGGCCTCGGCGCTGGCGACCGATCCCCGGTCGTCCCTGACCCTGCGCGATCCCCTGGCCGACCCCGGGGCCACGGCCGCGCCCCGGCCCGGCACCACGGGGGAGGCGGAGGCGCCGGGCAGCCCGGCCGCCACGGCCCGGACCGCGACCGGCGCGGATCCGGACGCGCCGCCCGTCGCCCCCGCCCAGCCCCGGCCCGGCGCCGGCCGGGCGCCCGAGCCGAGCGGCCGGACCGCCCCCCTCGGCGCGGAGGACGGGCCGGTGCCGGCGAGCCGGGAGGTCCCTCCGGCGGCGGCCCGGCCGAGCGCCGGCACCCCGGTCGAGATCCGGGTCACCCGGTTGCTCGACGACGGCCGCGCCGTCACCGCGACCGGCCGCACCGTCAGCGCCCACGACCTGGTGATCCAGCATGACCGCGCGGTCCAGAGCTGGCAGGACGCCCATATCGTCCTCGATGTCGAGGAGGCCGGCCCGCACGCCGCCGCCTTCGCCCGGAAGCTGGCGGACGCGGCCGGCGTGGACGTGCTGCACGCGCCGGCCGGGCGGACCGGCCCGGACCAGCCGCTGCAGCGGGTCGCGCCGGCCGCGGCCACGACATCGGCCCGGACCGTGCAGGTGTCGGACGGCCGCGCCTTCCTGCTGGAGGGCGACGGCAACCCCACCGAGATCGACATCGCGCAGCATCTCGGTCGGCGGGTCGATGCCGGCCCGGGGCTGACGGCCTTCGCCCTCTACGACAAGGTGGTGGCCTTCCCGCGTGACGCGGGCGACGGGCCGGACGTCCTGCCGGGCACCGCCCGGGCCGCGGACGGCGCGGCCGCCCCGGCGCGGCCGGCCGACGCCGCCGCAGCCGCCGCCGCGCGCAGCGCCGGCCTGCCGGTGCTGGCCGCCGGCCAGCGCGCCGCCGTGTTCGAGCGACCGGCGGTGATCTTCGACAGCGATGCCGTGGCCCTGCGGGACCTGGTCACCCCGGCCGGCGGCCGGCAGGTGATGCTGAACGATGCCGGGCTGAACGCCACCAGCCTGGCCTCGATCCGCCAGATCCGCGAGGTGCTGGCGGGCCGGCCGATCGACCCCGCGACCGGGCGGCCGATTCCGGTGGAACGGTTCTCGCTGGTGGTGATGCGCGACGGCCGCATCGCCCTGGTCGACACTGCCGATCCCCGCGTCTCCGGCCGCTCCAACACCAGCCGCTTCGGCGTCGAGATGCTGGACGATCTCGAACGCGGCATCCGGGCGAAGCTGGCGCGGGAGGCCGAGACCGGCGGCCGGTCGCTGGACGCGATCGACCCGGTCTCGCGCGACGACGGCCGCCGCGGCCGCGATCCCCGCCGGGACCAGCCGGAAGAGGAGCAGGCCGACGACGGCGTGGTCACGCCGGTCGACTTCCGGCGGGCCGCCGCCCGGACCGCGGCGCCGGCCGAGCTGGACATGGCCCTGGCCGCGCCCCCGCCGATCCGCGGCGACGGAGATCCGGTCCCGGCTGGACACGGCGCCGACGAGCCGGCAGGCGCCGCGGCCAGGCTGAGCCCGGCCGAGATCGAACGGAACCGGCAGGACGCCGCGGCCATCTTCGAGCGCATCGCGCCGCAGTCGCTGCGCATGCCGGAGATGACGATCGCCGACCTGGCGGACCAGTGCGCCCGGTCGCCGGAGCTGATGCGGCTGATCCGGTTCGCCGACCGGCACCAGGTCCGGCTGATCAATGCCGCGCACCCGGACCTGGCCGTGCTGGGGCACGACCAGAAATTCACCATCGCCTCCTACACCCGCAGGCTGGAGCTGATCGCGCTCGATCCGAGCGTGCTGCGCGACCTGCTGAAGGATTTTCCCGGCGGCGAGGCGCTGTTCATCCCGGAGATGACCCGCAACTTCGCGCATGAGCTGGCCCATGCCGAGTACGAGAGGCGCCCCCCTTCGCCCCGGGACTTCGAGAGCCTGGAGGCGTTCACGGAGCCCTATGTCCGTGCCCAGCTGACCGATGAAGGCCATTCCCGGCTGACCGAATACATCGTCAGCGACGAGCTGGACCGGAACGGCGGGCTGCTGCCCCCCAAGGTCGAACGGCACAGCGCCGACCGCGCGGTGTTCGCGCGGTACAAGGCCGGCGAGCTGACGCGGGAGGAGGCCGCCCACGAGATGGGCGAGCTGTTCCGGAACCAGCCGCGGGACGTCTCCGGCAAGACCTATGGCGAGACCTTCGCCGAGCACGCGGCGACGGTCTGGAACCAGGCCGACCGGGGCGATCCCTCGCCGATGGCGGAGCCGCAGGCGGCCCGCGAGGACGGCGGCGCCTCCGCGCCGGCACCGCAGCGATACCGCCTGGTCATGCAGGGCGACAGCCAGGCCGAGGACCGCATCCCGATCGGGCGGGGCGACGTCGCGCTGCACGGCGAGGCGGATGCCCGGGCCCTGATGGCCGCCCTGAAGGACGGCCGGCTGGCCGCCGACGGCGACCTCTACATCTACAAGTTCCACAACCGCTGGCAGGAGCCGGACACCACCGCGCCCGCCACCCTGTCGACCGCGCAGCTGCGCGACTGGGCGCATGTGCCCCGGGGCACCGGCGACGCCCTGGTGTCGGGCCGGATCAGGGCCGGCGAGCGCTGGTTCCTGGGCGATCCCGAGGCGAGGCCGCGGCCGGTCCTCGTGGTCTCGCGCGACAGCCCCGCCCAGGTCGAGGCGGCCGGCGGCTTCCGGGGGGTCGACTGGGCGCCGCGGGCGGACACCCCGGCGTCCCGGCCGGCGCCGCTGCCGGAGCCGGAGCTGCGGTTCGGTCGCGGCGCGCCGCCGACCCGGGAGCAGGAGGCGGCGGCCGCGGCCCTGATGCCGGCGATCCAGGCGCAGCTGGCCGAACGGGCCGCGCGGCCGAAGCCGCGGGATCTGAGTGCCGCAGGCCGCGACCCGGACGCGCCGGTTCCGCCGGGTGACGATCCCGCCGCGCGGATTCCGCCGGCGCTGCGGGGCCGTCAGAGCGAGCCGCCGCCCGCCGAGCCGGTGGATCCGCTGGCGCCGGCACTGGCCGCGATCGCCCGGGCCCGGACGCTGATGGACGAAAGCGGCGCGTCGAGCGCTGACCGGAGCATCGTCGACGCCTATGCCCAGTATCTGGAGGCGCGGGGCGCGGCCGACCCGTACGGGGTGGAGCAGATCCGCCTGGACATGAACCGCCTGGTCGAGGGCTGGGAGGGCTATCGCCAGGCCGCGGCAGAGCAGCAGGCGCGCGGCGGCACGGGCGGCGACGCCACGGCCCGCGAAGCGCTGTTGCAGGGCCCCGCGAGCCGGGCCCAGCGGGCGAGCCTGATCGCGGAGTACCCGGACCTGATGGCCGGGCCGGAGCCGGCGCCCCACGCCGCGCCGACGCTGGCGGCGGCGGAGCCCGGAGTTCCGCGGCGCCAGGCCTTCCTGATCGACCGCGACCCGCAGAGGGGACCGCAGGGCGCGGTGGACGTGCCGCCCGGGCTGCAGCCGCACGACGTGCTGCCGGTGGCGCTGGGCGGGCAGCGCATCTTCGCCCAGGACATCGATGGCGGCCTGATCCCCGAGGCGGCGCTGGCGCAGGAGATCGCCGCCGCCCCGTTCCATCGCCCTGACGGCGCCCGCCTGACCCTCGGCGAGCTGGCGGACGACCCGGCAGCGCCGCTGCCGAGAATCCTGCTGGTCATGGACGAGGCGGAGGCCCCGGCGACCGGCGGCCTGACGCCCTATGCCCAATCCCTGGCCGATGCGCTGGCGACCCGGCTGAACCGCGACGACATCCGCGTCGCAGTCCGCTCCGACGGCCCGGACGGGCTGGTCGAATACGCGCCGCGCCCCGCGGAGCAGCGGGTGCCGTCGATCGAAGTGCGCCGGGCCGACATCGCCTGGAACGGCCAGCAGCTGCACGGCGTGCCGCGCGGCGCCTTCGCGGTCGAGGCCCAGGTCGTGGACGGCATGATCATCGGCGACCTCTACCAGCAGGGCGGCCGGGACATCCGCTACACGCCGGAAGAGTTCGCCGCTCATCTGCAAGCGCGGGGGGATTACCGCCGCGGCCAGCCCGTGGCGCTGCTGGCCGGCGACGGCCACGCCGTCGCCGAGCCGCTGGCGGCCGCCCTGGGGGCGCCCGTGATCTCCACCAAGGGCAGGCTTCCGGGCGGGCCCGGCCTGGCCAATGAACGGACATGGTCGCGAGGCGACGACCGCAAGGCCGCGGCCTGGACCATCACCGATCCCGGCCTCGCGGCGCCGGGGCAGCCCGCGGCGCCGCGCCCAACCGGACCGGAGCCGCGGAACGAGGCACGGGCCCGGGAGCCGGACCTGGAAGCGGCGTCGCCTCGGGTCACCTTCCACCCCGATTTCGGCGACAAGCTGCTGGCGCTCCGACTGCGCCGAGGGCTGACGCAGGAGCAGCTCGCCGAACGCACCGGCCTCTCGTCCTCGGCCATCGGCAAGTATGAGCGGGGCGAGGCAAAGCCCCGCGCGGACGCCGTGCACGCGCTTCTGAAGACCCTGCAGGTCGCGCCGGAGGAGCTGGGGATCACGCTTCCGCACGCGACCGCCCATGCGGCGTTCGGTCCCAAGCTGGCGGCCCTGCGCACCGGGCGCGGCTGGTCGCAGACCCGGCTGGCCGAGGAAGCGGGGGTCTCGAAGGCCACCATCGTCCATTACGAGAACGGGGGCGAGCCGAGCCGCGCGCAGGCCCGGAAGCTGGCGGATGCCCTGGGTGTCGAGCTCCAGGATCTCGGCCTGCATGTTCCCGACTGGCACGCCCAGGCCGCGCTGGGCAGCCGGATCAAGGCGCTGCGCGAGGAGCACGGCCTGTCGCAGGCGGAGCTCGCGGACCGTGCAGGGGTGTCACGGTCGGCGGTCCGGGACGTGGAGACCGAGGCCCGCTCGGGCGACGAAACGCTGGCGAAGATCGCCGAGGCGCTGGGGGTCACCGCAGCCGAGCTTCGAGGCGACGCGGCGCATCGGCCTCGGCCGGCCGAGACGGCGCCGGAGTCGCCGCTGCGGCCGTTCGACCAGGCCGACGCGATCGGGACCGCCTCGCGTATCCTGGACGCCGTCGCGGCGGAGCGGCGGCAGGCCGGCCCCGACGCGCAGCCGGTGCTGCCGCCCGAGCTCGAACGCTTCCTGCGGATGCCCGGCATCCTCAACATGATCGGTCGCGACCCGACCCTGCTGAACGACCTGATCGGCGCCACCCGCCGGGGATACCGGATCGAGATCGGAGGGATCGGCGCCAGGACCAACCGGGCCGCGCGGACGATCACGATCGGCGAGGATCTGCTGGGCGGCGTCGACACGCTGCGATACCTGGCGCACGAACTGCGCCACGCCAATGACGATGGCGGTCCCAGGCCGCCGACGCCGGGCGAGGTCCTGCGGACCATGAGCGACAGCCCGGAACCGGTGCGGGCGGCCTTCGCCGCGGCGCTAGGCGTCGACCCGTCGGATCTGATGGCCCTGGCGCGGGCCTATTTCGTCCGCAAGGCGGTCGACCACCATATGAGCGGCGAAGGGGAGGCCGTCCTCGCGGAGTTCGATTTTGCGCAGGGCGTCCGCCGGTCGTTCGCGGCCGAGGGCATTCCCGTCGACCCGGTCCCCCGGATGGGCGGCGCCTATGCCGAGATCCACGCCCGCCAGGCGGACGACCCGCTGGACCGTCAAGCGGCGCGGGACCAGATCGGACTGCACTATCGGGAGGAGGAGGGCAGCTCCGGCAGAGGCACCTATCAGGACCGGCTGACGGCATGGGCGAACGATCAGTGGGACCGGTTCGTCGAGGCATCGGATCGGGATGTCCCCGGTTCCGGTGGAGGCCGCGCCGCGGACGAACCGGAGCTGGAGGCCGCCAGCCCGCCGCCGGGCGGCACGCCGCCGACGCCGCCGGCCGGGGGTAGCTCGCCGCCGCCCCTGCGCCTGACCGATCTGAAAACCAAGAAGGGTCCGCCGACCGGCGGCGACGCCAGGTCGCTCGAGCGGCTGGAAGCCGGAATCATCGAGGAGTTCGCCCGGACCGGTCCGCTGGAGGACCAGCTGGCGGCGGAAGGCGTCGACGGCGCCTATCATCCGTCGGCCCATTGGCGGGAGGTGGCGGAGCTGTCGCCGGATCTGCTCGGGGTGATGGCCGATGCCGGCGCCGCGGCCCGGGACACCGGGCGGCGCGACAACGCCACGCTGACCGTCCAGACCACGAAGATGGCGGCGGGCAATCGTGGGCTGTTCGGCAACGACATCGACCATTCCGGCGCCACCGGCTACACCGGCATGAATGTGCCGAAGTCCCGCCGCGCCTGGCCGGGCCGGGTGCCGCGGCAGATGGCCGACGAATTCCGGGCGCTCTACGCCGCGGATCCGGAGAAGGCGGCACGGGTCGATCCGCAGATCCGCTTCGACCCGACCGATCCCAGAGGCGCGCGGCGCCTCAAGGATCTGACCCTGGAGAATCCCGGCGTCTTCGCGGCGGTCGGCGCCGAGCTGATGCGCGGTCCGCTGACCACGCTGCTGGGCCGAAAGGGCTTCCGGTTCCGGAACGCGGCGCAGCGCGAGGCGCTGATGGCCAGCATCAGGCAGGCCCAGGAGATCGGCTATCCCGTGTTCCTGCGCAGCAACGCCGGCGAGGTCAAGCTGGGCCATGACGGGCGGCCGCAGGAGACGACGGCCGCCTATGACCGGCAGTTCGATGGGCTGAAAGCCCTGCTGCGGGAGGTCGCCGCCGGCGGCAAGCGGGTGGTGGTCAACGACCTGTGCCTGGACGTCTATGTCCGGCCGGACCTGACACCGGAGCCGCTGCCCGGCGGCGGCATCACCGTGCCCCGCCATGTCGCCAGGATGGAGGAGCTGCTGCAGTTGGTACCGGACCTGAAGCTGACCATCGGCGAGCACAGCGCCCACGCCATCGCCCGGTCGCCGGAGCTGCGCGCCGCCCTGGTCGACTTCGTGGAACGGCATCCGGGATCCGTCCTGTTCGAGAGCGGCATGGCGATGCCGCTGAACCCGGGCATGTACAACCGCACGGCGACGACGATGCTGCCCTTCGTCGCCGACCTGGCGCGGCGCGACCCGGATCTGGGCTGGGCTTTCATCCGCGGCAACTACGAGGCGCTGATCGACGCCGGGCGGACCAGCATCGATCGATGGACCTGGTCCAACCTGACCTACGCCGAAGCCAGGCCGGCGCGGGAGCTGGTGCAGGATCTGCAACGTCACCAGGCTGCGGCGAGCGCTGCCGCACGCACCGCCTACGACGCCTGGGCGGCCGGCCTGCCGCCCGCGCCGCCGGCATCCCGCACTGCCACCACCGCCGTGCCGCGTCCCGACCCGCCCAAGCCGACCGACCTGACTGCCGAGGACAAGCACCGGGTCGGCACCGGCACCGGCTGGGGATCGCACACCCGCAGGGACGTCGCCGCGGTCGCCGTCCGCGTGGTGGCGACGCTGGGCGTCGCGGCCGGGACTGCGGTGACCGTGGCGACGCTGGTGCCGTCGCGGATCCTGGCCGTGGCCAGCGGCATGGCGACGGCGATGCGCGCGCTGGTCGGCCAGCGCCGCACCCTGACGCAGCAGTTCAACCGCCTGTCCTGGTGGCGGATGACGGTGGACGGGCAGGTCGGCGAGAAGAACTTCGCCATCAATGTGGACCGCATGGTCAGGGTGGCGCGGGATGCGGGGGTCGACCCGGCCGACATCAGGCAGGTGCTGTGGGAAGCCGGCCAGGCACGCGCCGACATCGCCCATCTGCAGCACAGCAGCCGCCTGACCGACGCGCAGAAGACCGATGCGATCAAGGCACGGATGCGGCAGTTCGAGCACGCGGTCACCCGCGCGCTCGGCATCGGCTCCTTCAGTCTGGACCCGATCGACGTGCGGACCGCGCGCGGACGACGCTTCTCCCTGGCCGATGCCGGCACCAACCTGGTCAACATGATGTCGGTCGTCGCCAGCCCGTTCAAAGGCACGGTCGACGCGATCGCCAGTCACGCGACGTCGCTGTTCGGCCGCTCGGGCGGCATCATTCAGAACGTCATCGGCTTCTTCAGCGGCCGGCGGAACGCCAATCTGGTCGATCGCAACACCGGCCTGCGCATCCCGCTGAAGCTGGGCGGTACCTGGCTGACGCCGACAGCCGCCGGTGCCCTCGGGGTCCGCGACGGCACGGCGGCGGTCGAGGCCGCGCTGCGCGGATCGTACGGCGAGGCGGCATTCGACGGCGTCCGCTTCGTCTCCGACGCCCTGCTGACATGGTTCGCGGCCCGGGCGGCGCACAACGACAGCCGCGTGCTGCTGCGCTTCTCCCGCCCGATCGAGATCCGGAAGGAGAACCTGCAGCTGACCGTCAGCTGGCTGGCGCTAGCGGCCGGCGGCATCGCCGTGCTGACGCCGATCGTCTCCCTGGCTTTCGAGGGCGACGATCCGGACAAGCAGCCGATCACCCCGCGTTCGCCCCGGCCGTCGACGACGACCAGCCCTCCGGCTCCGACCACGTCGCAGGCCCCGACCTCGCAGGCTCCGGCTACACCGCCCGCAAGCCCGACGACCGCATCGCCGGCCACCACCCCCTCGAGCCCAAGCATCGCCCCGACGACCGCGGCACCGACGAGGACGCTGCGGCCGCCATCGCCGACCATCCCGGTGCCGACGCGGACGCTGCGCCCGCCTTCGACCCCGATCAGCGGCGGCGGGCCGACGCCCTGATAAAGCAGCCCGGCCGAACGGATCGGCCGGGCCCGAGCGGGGTCTTCTGAAGGGCGGCTTCGGTGGAAGGGCCGGACGGTGCGCCCGCGCCGCCCGGCCCGGTCGCGGATCAGGCGGCTCTATCGAGCCCCCTCATGCGCGATGGTGTAGCGCTGATGCGCGTTGCTGGTGGTGGCCGAGGCCAGCTGCCGCCAGGCGTGCAGCGCCTCGTCGTAGTTGTCGAACGGGCCCTGCAGGCTTTCGGTGCCGTCGATCAGCCGGTCGAAGCGGGTGTCGGCATATTCGCCGCCGATGATCCAGAAGCGGTTCGGTCGGGTGGTCATGGGGGTGTCCTCCAATCGGGCACGGACGGTCAGTGGAACTGGGCGGCTTCGGTCGATTCCCGCAGCGCGGTGGTCGAGGCCTTGCCGCCGGAGATGGCGAGGCTGACGGCGTCGAAGTATCCGGTGCCGACCTCGCGCTGGTGCTTGGTCGCGGTGTAGCCGTTGGCCTCGGCCGCGAACTCCGCCTGCTGCAGCTCGGAATAGGCGGCCATCTGCCGGTCCTTGTAGCCGCGCGCCAGCTCGAAGGTGGCGTAGTTCAGGCTGTGGAAGCCGGCCAGGGTAATGAACTGGAACTTGTAGCCCATGGCCCCCAGCTCACGCTGGAACTTGGCGATCGTCGCGTCGTCGAGATTGGCCTTCCAGTTGAAGCTGGGCGAGCAGTTGTAGGCCAGGAGCTTGCCCGGGAAGTGCTTATGGATCCCTTCGGCGAAGCGCTTGGCCTGGCCGAGATCGGGCTTCGACGTCTCCATCCACAAGAGGTCGGCATAGGGCGCGAAGGCCAGGCCGCGGGCGATGCAATACTCCATCCGGTTCTCCGGCTTGATCGGATGGAAACCCTCCTCGGTGCGGGTGGTGCGGTCGATGAAGGGATGGTCGCGCTCATCGATGTCGCTGGTGATCAGCTTGGCGCTCTCGGCGTCGGTGCGGGCCAGCAGCACGGTCGGCACGTCCATTACGTCGGCGGCGAGGCGGGCGGCGTTGAGGGTGCGGATGAAGCTGCGCATCGGCACAAGCACCTTGCCGCCGAGATGGCCGCACTTCTTCTCCGACGCCAGCTGGTCCTCGAAATGCACGCCCGCGGCGCCGGCCTCGATCATCGCCTTCATCAGCTCGAAGGCGTTCAGCGGCCCGCCGAAGCCGGCCTCGGCATCGGCCACGATCGGCGCGAACCAGTGGCGCTTGGCGCCGCCCTCGGCATGCTCGATCTGGTCGGCGCGCTGCAGCGTGCGGTTGATCCGGCGCACCGCCTCCGGCACCGAATCCGCCGGATACAGGCTCTGGTCCGGATACATCTGGCCGGCGGTGTTGGCGTCGGCCGCCACCTGCCAGCCGGAGAGGTAGATCGCCTCCAGCCCCGCCCGCACCTGCTGCATCGCCTGGGTGCCGTTGGTGGCGCCGAGCGAATTGACGAAGTCGCGCTTGTGCATCAGCTCCCACAGCCGCTCGGCGCCGAGCCGGGCCAGCGTGTGCTCGATCCGGACCGATCCGCGCAGCCGCTCGACATCGGCCGGGGCGTAGTCCCGGACGATGCCGTCGAACCGGCCGGCAACGCTTCGGGTCGGGGTCGGGGAGTCGAGGGGAGCCATCCTGTAAATCCTTTTCAAGTCCGACAAAGCAGCGCGTCATGTTGCGCTGCGAAGATGAGAAGGATGGTGGGTTGCGCTGCGACCAGCGTCAACGCGGCGTTGAGGGTGAAAGGGAAAGGTTGTAAAGTTTGTTGATGCAGGTTTTGTAAATCGGAGAAGACGGATGGCCGCGCGCAAGGCGATGCTGGGGCACAAGATCCGGCGGCTGCGGCGCGACCGCGAGGTCACCCAGGCGCAGCTGGCGGAGCGGCTGGGCATCTCCGCCTCCTATCTCAACCTGATCGAGAGCAACCAGCGGCCGGTGACGGTCGAGATCCTGCTGAAGCTGGGCCAGATCTTCGACCTCGACCTCGCCAGCTTCGCCGAGGATGAGGGCGAGCGGCTGGTCGGCGGCCTGTCGGAGGTGTTCGGCGACCCGCTCTTCGCCACGCCGCGGCCGGGCACGGCCGGGCTGAAGCGGCAGGATATCATCGACCTGGCGGCCCAGGCCCCGGCGGCCGCCGAGGCGGTGCTGGCCCTGTACCAGGCCTATCGCGAGGGGCGGGAGACGCTGC is from Inquilinus sp. Marseille-Q2685 and encodes:
- a CDS encoding DUF4170 domain-containing protein, coding for MTTRPNRFWIIGGEYADTRFDRLIDGTESLQGPFDNYDEALHAWRQLASATTSNAHQRYTIAHEGAR
- the aceA gene encoding isocitrate lyase, whose protein sequence is MAPLDSPTPTRSVAGRFDGIVRDYAPADVERLRGSVRIEHTLARLGAERLWELMHKRDFVNSLGATNGTQAMQQVRAGLEAIYLSGWQVAADANTAGQMYPDQSLYPADSVPEAVRRINRTLQRADQIEHAEGGAKRHWFAPIVADAEAGFGGPLNAFELMKAMIEAGAAGVHFEDQLASEKKCGHLGGKVLVPMRSFIRTLNAARLAADVMDVPTVLLARTDAESAKLITSDIDERDHPFIDRTTRTEEGFHPIKPENRMEYCIARGLAFAPYADLLWMETSKPDLGQAKRFAEGIHKHFPGKLLAYNCSPSFNWKANLDDATIAKFQRELGAMGYKFQFITLAGFHSLNYATFELARGYKDRQMAAYSELQQAEFAAEANGYTATKHQREVGTGYFDAVSLAISGGKASTTALRESTEAAQFH
- a CDS encoding helix-turn-helix domain-containing protein, with the translated sequence MPPRIDRYGGVFSPEIGIATRPRQTDFASAVQRVRATLPGLPLRDATVSLIGTAARYDLVQEPDKEMSRYNWDEVRRALADELRETVKGKTDDSGKLNLKPEDQAKLQLVNAWAAGTDRLAQASREALTDVDTEMRHEQLGRTIDQIEDTLAKVRSTVSDHSLLHKGWDFVTGGGAGDDFEGFLQGRLDALNELRRKDEASPMSQQAYAAEMKAAMGDFESEFQRHADDFQDSEETWNTIDEVSRVVVATTVGIAATAISMNPALGFAAGASIGFAVGTSVGATMGAVIGTGATFLTYEAIDGASDLGATLDGKDMYADSHSSLLGLGIDAFGGGGDGMGVSGDHIKATLKDTSIDAISSISTGGATATGTKISEALAGRFTQKAVTGEVIRQPTLWQRGLSTSAGGMGGQVINGSGQIASDATRLAFDNKLFTAEGGDLLLKSLAREGINLGTAAISGFGAGMIPIHKAVPAVAAADDAVPAATTRTAAGTADDLVDDAADDLAGLADDATTAGTGTATMVDDVVTASANATSDAAATSTTAATGTGSSATTSAAGTADDAAAGSTEATAGTSRGGSSGTGAPAPSVQRLSVPGLVAQLGNDLTTNLGGAELTARITEHRSMNTGEMVAAALGAVPGTAMNLAVRPKMPEAPSVRQGTMPASALATDPRSSLTLRDPLADPGATAAPRPGTTGEAEAPGSPAATARTATGADPDAPPVAPAQPRPGAGRAPEPSGRTAPLGAEDGPVPASREVPPAAARPSAGTPVEIRVTRLLDDGRAVTATGRTVSAHDLVIQHDRAVQSWQDAHIVLDVEEAGPHAAAFARKLADAAGVDVLHAPAGRTGPDQPLQRVAPAAATTSARTVQVSDGRAFLLEGDGNPTEIDIAQHLGRRVDAGPGLTAFALYDKVVAFPRDAGDGPDVLPGTARAADGAAAPARPADAAAAAAARSAGLPVLAAGQRAAVFERPAVIFDSDAVALRDLVTPAGGRQVMLNDAGLNATSLASIRQIREVLAGRPIDPATGRPIPVERFSLVVMRDGRIALVDTADPRVSGRSNTSRFGVEMLDDLERGIRAKLAREAETGGRSLDAIDPVSRDDGRRGRDPRRDQPEEEQADDGVVTPVDFRRAAARTAAPAELDMALAAPPPIRGDGDPVPAGHGADEPAGAAARLSPAEIERNRQDAAAIFERIAPQSLRMPEMTIADLADQCARSPELMRLIRFADRHQVRLINAAHPDLAVLGHDQKFTIASYTRRLELIALDPSVLRDLLKDFPGGEALFIPEMTRNFAHELAHAEYERRPPSPRDFESLEAFTEPYVRAQLTDEGHSRLTEYIVSDELDRNGGLLPPKVERHSADRAVFARYKAGELTREEAAHEMGELFRNQPRDVSGKTYGETFAEHAATVWNQADRGDPSPMAEPQAAREDGGASAPAPQRYRLVMQGDSQAEDRIPIGRGDVALHGEADARALMAALKDGRLAADGDLYIYKFHNRWQEPDTTAPATLSTAQLRDWAHVPRGTGDALVSGRIRAGERWFLGDPEARPRPVLVVSRDSPAQVEAAGGFRGVDWAPRADTPASRPAPLPEPELRFGRGAPPTREQEAAAAALMPAIQAQLAERAARPKPRDLSAAGRDPDAPVPPGDDPAARIPPALRGRQSEPPPAEPVDPLAPALAAIARARTLMDESGASSADRSIVDAYAQYLEARGAADPYGVEQIRLDMNRLVEGWEGYRQAAAEQQARGGTGGDATAREALLQGPASRAQRASLIAEYPDLMAGPEPAPHAAPTLAAAEPGVPRRQAFLIDRDPQRGPQGAVDVPPGLQPHDVLPVALGGQRIFAQDIDGGLIPEAALAQEIAAAPFHRPDGARLTLGELADDPAAPLPRILLVMDEAEAPATGGLTPYAQSLADALATRLNRDDIRVAVRSDGPDGLVEYAPRPAEQRVPSIEVRRADIAWNGQQLHGVPRGAFAVEAQVVDGMIIGDLYQQGGRDIRYTPEEFAAHLQARGDYRRGQPVALLAGDGHAVAEPLAAALGAPVISTKGRLPGGPGLANERTWSRGDDRKAAAWTITDPGLAAPGQPAAPRPTGPEPRNEARAREPDLEAASPRVTFHPDFGDKLLALRLRRGLTQEQLAERTGLSSSAIGKYERGEAKPRADAVHALLKTLQVAPEELGITLPHATAHAAFGPKLAALRTGRGWSQTRLAEEAGVSKATIVHYENGGEPSRAQARKLADALGVELQDLGLHVPDWHAQAALGSRIKALREEHGLSQAELADRAGVSRSAVRDVETEARSGDETLAKIAEALGVTAAELRGDAAHRPRPAETAPESPLRPFDQADAIGTASRILDAVAAERRQAGPDAQPVLPPELERFLRMPGILNMIGRDPTLLNDLIGATRRGYRIEIGGIGARTNRAARTITIGEDLLGGVDTLRYLAHELRHANDDGGPRPPTPGEVLRTMSDSPEPVRAAFAAALGVDPSDLMALARAYFVRKAVDHHMSGEGEAVLAEFDFAQGVRRSFAAEGIPVDPVPRMGGAYAEIHARQADDPLDRQAARDQIGLHYREEEGSSGRGTYQDRLTAWANDQWDRFVEASDRDVPGSGGGRAADEPELEAASPPPGGTPPTPPAGGSSPPPLRLTDLKTKKGPPTGGDARSLERLEAGIIEEFARTGPLEDQLAAEGVDGAYHPSAHWREVAELSPDLLGVMADAGAAARDTGRRDNATLTVQTTKMAAGNRGLFGNDIDHSGATGYTGMNVPKSRRAWPGRVPRQMADEFRALYAADPEKAARVDPQIRFDPTDPRGARRLKDLTLENPGVFAAVGAELMRGPLTTLLGRKGFRFRNAAQREALMASIRQAQEIGYPVFLRSNAGEVKLGHDGRPQETTAAYDRQFDGLKALLREVAAGGKRVVVNDLCLDVYVRPDLTPEPLPGGGITVPRHVARMEELLQLVPDLKLTIGEHSAHAIARSPELRAALVDFVERHPGSVLFESGMAMPLNPGMYNRTATTMLPFVADLARRDPDLGWAFIRGNYEALIDAGRTSIDRWTWSNLTYAEARPARELVQDLQRHQAAASAAARTAYDAWAAGLPPAPPASRTATTAVPRPDPPKPTDLTAEDKHRVGTGTGWGSHTRRDVAAVAVRVVATLGVAAGTAVTVATLVPSRILAVASGMATAMRALVGQRRTLTQQFNRLSWWRMTVDGQVGEKNFAINVDRMVRVARDAGVDPADIRQVLWEAGQARADIAHLQHSSRLTDAQKTDAIKARMRQFEHAVTRALGIGSFSLDPIDVRTARGRRFSLADAGTNLVNMMSVVASPFKGTVDAIASHATSLFGRSGGIIQNVIGFFSGRRNANLVDRNTGLRIPLKLGGTWLTPTAAGALGVRDGTAAVEAALRGSYGEAAFDGVRFVSDALLTWFAARAAHNDSRVLLRFSRPIEIRKENLQLTVSWLALAAGGIAVLTPIVSLAFEGDDPDKQPITPRSPRPSTTTSPPAPTTSQAPTSQAPATPPASPTTASPATTPSSPSIAPTTAAPTRTLRPPSPTIPVPTRTLRPPSTPISGGGPTP